Proteins encoded by one window of Salmonirosea aquatica:
- a CDS encoding 3-keto-disaccharide hydrolase has product MKKNNLSFTFLACGLSLLVLGMNACVGQKKTKDGFVSIFDGKTLNGWKGDPTYWRVEDGALTGEITPSTLLKTNSFIIWQGGEPGDFELKGEFKITEAGNSGINYRSDQLTDIPYALRGYQADIDGKINYTGQNYEERKRTTLAYRGEISEINPYTGDADPTAVRTKVAKNNWTNRTVTGSLGTSDELKSSIKKEDWNTFHIVAKGNRLQHYINGKLMSDVTDNDTVNGMKKGLLGVQVHVGPPMKVQYRDLRIKQ; this is encoded by the coding sequence ATGAAAAAAAATAATCTTTCCTTCACCTTTCTCGCCTGTGGCTTGTCTCTCCTCGTGCTAGGTATGAATGCCTGCGTAGGTCAGAAAAAAACCAAGGATGGCTTTGTGTCCATTTTTGACGGCAAAACCCTGAATGGATGGAAGGGTGATCCTACCTACTGGCGGGTCGAAGATGGTGCCCTGACGGGTGAAATCACGCCCTCGACGCTTTTGAAAACCAATTCCTTCATTATCTGGCAGGGCGGTGAGCCCGGGGATTTTGAGTTGAAAGGTGAATTCAAGATCACTGAGGCGGGCAACTCCGGCATCAACTACCGCAGCGACCAGTTGACCGATATACCCTATGCCCTGCGCGGATACCAAGCCGATATTGACGGTAAGATTAACTATACGGGCCAAAACTACGAGGAACGCAAGCGTACTACTCTGGCTTACCGTGGCGAAATCTCGGAGATTAATCCCTATACCGGCGACGCCGATCCGACGGCGGTTCGCACCAAAGTAGCCAAAAACAACTGGACCAACCGGACCGTTACCGGCTCACTGGGTACTTCGGATGAGTTGAAAAGCTCCATCAAGAAAGAAGACTGGAACACTTTTCATATTGTTGCCAAAGGAAACCGCCTGCAGCATTATATCAACGGCAAACTCATGAGCGATGTTACCGATAACGATACCGTCAATGGCATGAAAAAAGGGTTGCTCGGGGTACAGGTACACGTGGGTCCGCCTATGAAAGTACAGTACCGTGATTTAAGGATAAAACAGTAA
- a CDS encoding sugar phosphate isomerase/epimerase family protein — MTKIGFNVLAWSAVVSDDLMPLADRLKKIGYDGVECFVGAAEDPTAYHRFGKHVRDLDMEMTGVTVVSPDTNPISESASVREKALERIKWTIDRTHDLGARILCGPFHSAHAHFSKRPAQDEEYGWAAEVLHAAGVYAAQADVTLALEALNRFECYLCNTAEQLSRLVKMAGHPNVRAMFDTHHANVEEKSYAGAIKTLAPILAHVHISENDRGTPGGSHLPWDTIFGTLAEIEYNKWLTIEAFSRNDPDFANSIGVWREYNEPWDIAEQGFTFIQSMCQKHGL; from the coding sequence ATGACAAAAATTGGATTTAACGTGTTAGCCTGGTCGGCCGTTGTATCAGACGATCTGATGCCCTTGGCCGACCGGTTGAAAAAGATTGGATACGACGGAGTGGAATGCTTTGTGGGAGCTGCTGAAGACCCCACCGCCTATCACCGCTTTGGTAAGCACGTCCGAGATCTGGACATGGAGATGACGGGCGTTACCGTAGTAAGTCCCGACACCAATCCCATCAGCGAATCGGCTTCAGTCCGGGAAAAAGCGCTGGAACGTATCAAATGGACCATCGACCGTACCCATGATCTGGGGGCTCGCATCCTATGTGGGCCGTTCCATTCGGCCCATGCGCATTTTTCCAAGCGTCCGGCCCAGGATGAGGAATACGGCTGGGCAGCAGAAGTACTGCACGCAGCCGGCGTGTACGCCGCGCAGGCCGATGTGACACTGGCGCTTGAAGCCCTCAACCGCTTCGAATGCTACCTCTGCAATACCGCCGAACAACTGAGCCGGCTGGTCAAGATGGCGGGTCATCCCAACGTTCGGGCAATGTTTGATACGCACCATGCCAATGTGGAAGAGAAAAGCTATGCCGGGGCCATTAAAACGCTGGCTCCGATTTTGGCGCATGTCCACATCAGCGAAAACGACCGGGGTACCCCGGGTGGTAGTCACCTACCCTGGGACACTATCTTTGGTACCCTCGCCGAAATCGAGTACAATAAGTGGCTCACTATCGAAGCCTTCTCCCGCAATGATCCCGACTTTGCCAACTCCATCGGGGTTTGGCGGGAATACAACGAACCCTGGGACATCGCCGAGCAGGGATTCACTTTTATCCAGAGCATGTGCCAGAAGCATGGTCTTTGA
- a CDS encoding ThuA domain-containing protein, whose translation MKNRPSPFLPFCLLILLGISACAQSDPSRDVADYRVVYKGTQGPGLGKNIVFIASDHEYRGEESLPALARIMAKHYGFTCTVIFALDEEGNILPGGSNLKGLEALDNADLMVLFTRFSDFSDEQMQHFDGYLKRGGPIVALRTSTHAFNIKDNPKWQHYDYRYNGPKTAWKDGFGENVLGETWVGHYGTNHKQSSRLTIDEAQKNHPIFRGVKDIWVQSGAYTAEPKGTILAYDQPLNGMTPDSPADDTKKPVPVAWTKTYQIENGKSGRSFTTTHGASEDILNEGFRRMLINAAFWAMGMEKSIKPNNNIAFVGPYQPTTFNFEGYKAKVKPADLAGWDSLIMPGEVVKKKGK comes from the coding sequence GTGAAAAATCGTCCAAGCCCTTTCCTTCCCTTTTGTCTGCTTATCCTTCTGGGTATTTCGGCCTGCGCTCAGTCAGATCCCTCACGCGATGTGGCTGACTACCGGGTGGTATACAAGGGTACCCAAGGGCCTGGCCTGGGGAAAAACATTGTATTCATTGCTTCCGATCACGAATACCGGGGCGAAGAAAGCCTGCCGGCACTGGCCCGCATTATGGCCAAACATTATGGCTTCACCTGTACCGTCATCTTTGCTCTGGACGAGGAAGGTAACATTCTGCCCGGAGGATCCAATCTCAAAGGTCTGGAAGCGCTCGATAACGCCGACCTGATGGTGCTGTTTACGCGATTCTCCGATTTTAGTGATGAGCAGATGCAGCACTTTGACGGGTACCTGAAACGCGGCGGCCCTATTGTGGCCCTCCGTACCTCCACGCATGCTTTCAATATTAAAGACAACCCCAAGTGGCAACATTACGACTACCGCTACAACGGTCCTAAAACGGCGTGGAAGGATGGCTTTGGCGAAAATGTTTTGGGCGAAACCTGGGTTGGCCACTATGGTACCAATCACAAGCAGTCGTCGCGGCTCACCATTGATGAGGCACAGAAAAACCACCCGATTTTCCGGGGTGTGAAAGACATATGGGTCCAATCGGGAGCCTATACCGCCGAACCCAAAGGTACCATTCTGGCTTATGATCAACCCCTGAACGGCATGACACCTGACTCACCCGCCGATGATACCAAAAAGCCTGTTCCGGTAGCCTGGACCAAAACCTATCAGATCGAAAACGGCAAAAGCGGGCGATCCTTTACCACTACGCACGGCGCGTCGGAAGATATTCTCAATGAAGGTTTCCGGCGCATGCTCATCAACGCGGCTTTCTGGGCGATGGGAATGGAAAAGAGTATTAAGCCCAATAACAACATTGCCTTTGTGGGGCCTTACCAACCCACCACATTCAATTTCGAGGGCTATAAGGCCAAGGTCAAACCGGCCGATCTGGCGGGCTGGGATTCGCTGATTATGCCCGGTGAAGTGGTGAAGAAAAAAGGGAAATAA
- a CDS encoding sugar phosphate isomerase/epimerase family protein produces the protein MDSILPFRFGSEVYTWYMSGNGTTYAGRLDHMIDIIAKAGFAGIQPIFSWMGTLRDPHLLAEKLKEHNLELAALSLALEWNGPEETEAERAEADQAVELLRYFPGAILCTVQIPTGRHDLSDRQRNLVNNVNSVSARASYKGIPCSFHPNSPHSSIIRTAEDYRIVLGGLDTSVTGWTPDVGHIINGGMDPLEKMQEYASLINHVHYKDWNGDPEFSLMGMGEVNLLAITQWLKDQQYKGWIVCEDEGKEALEDPDYVTLHDGRWITHELIPALK, from the coding sequence ATGGACTCCATACTTCCTTTTCGTTTTGGTTCCGAAGTATACACTTGGTATATGAGTGGCAACGGCACTACCTACGCCGGGCGCCTGGACCATATGATTGATATCATTGCCAAAGCCGGCTTTGCCGGCATACAGCCCATTTTTTCCTGGATGGGTACCCTGCGTGACCCACACCTCCTGGCCGAAAAGCTGAAAGAGCACAACCTGGAACTGGCGGCGCTCTCCCTGGCCCTGGAATGGAACGGCCCCGAAGAAACCGAAGCCGAGCGCGCCGAAGCCGACCAAGCGGTTGAATTGTTGCGCTATTTTCCGGGAGCCATCCTCTGCACAGTACAGATTCCGACGGGTCGCCACGATCTATCCGACCGTCAGCGCAACTTGGTCAATAATGTCAATAGCGTTTCGGCTCGGGCTTCCTACAAAGGTATTCCCTGCAGTTTTCATCCCAATTCACCCCACAGTTCGATCATTCGTACTGCCGAAGATTATCGGATCGTGCTGGGAGGGCTGGATACGTCTGTCACGGGTTGGACGCCCGATGTGGGTCATATTATCAATGGGGGCATGGATCCGCTCGAAAAAATGCAGGAGTACGCCTCTTTGATCAATCATGTGCACTACAAGGATTGGAATGGCGATCCGGAATTCTCCCTTATGGGTATGGGTGAAGTAAATCTGCTGGCCATTACCCAATGGCTTAAAGATCAGCAGTACAAGGGCTGGATCGTCTGTGAAGACGAAGGCAAAGAAGCTCTCGAAGACCCTGACTACGTGACCCTCCACGATGGTCGCTGGATCACCCACGAACTGATCCCCGCGTTGAAGTGA
- a CDS encoding alpha/beta fold hydrolase: MPLIKSNGINFHYVERGSGEPLLLIMGITADGSVWEPHAANWEKHYRCILGDNRGVGFSDKPDGPYTTAEMADDYAGLLNHLELENVRVVGVSMGSTIAMQLALRHPNKVKSMVLMCPWARCDAMAKGIFQHMMDCKARFTPEEFSRYIQLLIFSKSSWDNDEKRKELEDGQKENPAFPQPLHGLQGQAAACISHNVLDQLPTLRVPTLVIGGKEDIFTPPWMGQEIAEAIPGAEIYLYEKLGHAFHFEATQDFNARILDWLNKH; encoded by the coding sequence ATGCCACTCATTAAGTCCAACGGAATAAACTTCCACTACGTAGAGCGCGGCTCGGGCGAGCCACTCCTGCTGATTATGGGCATTACGGCCGATGGATCGGTATGGGAGCCACACGCCGCGAACTGGGAAAAACACTACCGATGTATCCTCGGCGATAACCGGGGTGTAGGCTTCTCCGACAAACCCGACGGACCCTACACCACCGCTGAAATGGCCGACGACTACGCCGGGCTGTTGAATCACCTGGAGCTGGAAAATGTCCGCGTGGTAGGCGTTTCGATGGGTAGTACCATTGCAATGCAGCTGGCCCTCCGGCATCCCAACAAAGTAAAGTCCATGGTATTGATGTGTCCCTGGGCGCGTTGCGATGCCATGGCGAAGGGCATATTCCAGCACATGATGGACTGCAAGGCGCGGTTTACACCGGAGGAATTCAGCCGCTACATTCAGCTCCTGATATTTTCCAAGTCCAGCTGGGACAATGACGAAAAAAGAAAGGAGCTGGAAGACGGACAAAAAGAGAATCCGGCCTTCCCCCAACCGCTGCACGGATTGCAGGGACAAGCTGCGGCCTGTATCAGTCATAATGTCCTGGATCAGCTACCTACCCTGCGGGTACCTACGCTGGTGATTGGGGGAAAGGAAGATATTTTCACTCCTCCCTGGATGGGGCAGGAAATAGCCGAGGCCATACCGGGTGCCGAAATATATCTGTACGAAAAGTTGGGCCACGCTTTCCATTTTGAGGCGACCCAGGATTTTAACGCCAGAATACTCGACTGGCTCAACAAGCATTAA
- a CDS encoding aldose 1-epimerase family protein, whose translation MGDIDGLDKVGNPAQMGGIETSVLDNGPGRGTRIAWINTGTGLRYKVLLDRAMDIADAFCNQHSLAWLSHVGVTSPQPFSDKGIDWIRTFGGGLLVTCGLSHVGGPESDQYGDRGLHGLISHCQAEIESIIQPDPAMGRMEMSITGRIRETKVFGPSLELRRTISGTLGQPQIRIHDEVINRGNTSAPHMLLYHFNLGWPLADEGTDILWKGTWQPRLDPSQHQIFREGNNFRKCPAPLDAHSGGGEEVAIIDPVADESGTSVCGLHNEKLGLALSIAFNKNQLPWLTNWQHWGKGEYVTGLEPGTHPPIGQAKAREEGTLIQLEPGESRSYDLTIEVKQDPESIKTFLNQF comes from the coding sequence ATGGGAGATATTGACGGACTGGATAAAGTAGGAAACCCCGCGCAAATGGGCGGGATAGAGACTTCCGTACTGGACAACGGTCCCGGACGCGGTACCCGCATTGCCTGGATCAATACGGGTACCGGCCTGCGTTACAAGGTACTCCTGGACCGGGCGATGGATATTGCCGATGCCTTTTGTAATCAACACAGCCTGGCCTGGCTGAGTCATGTGGGAGTCACTTCTCCTCAGCCATTTTCAGATAAGGGCATCGACTGGATACGTACCTTTGGCGGTGGCCTGTTGGTTACCTGCGGGCTTTCGCACGTGGGCGGCCCTGAGTCAGACCAGTATGGCGACCGGGGCTTGCATGGATTGATCAGCCATTGTCAGGCAGAAATAGAATCCATCATCCAGCCTGATCCGGCAATGGGCCGGATGGAAATGAGTATTACCGGACGCATCCGCGAAACCAAGGTGTTCGGGCCCAGTCTGGAACTGCGACGGACTATTTCAGGTACCCTCGGACAGCCGCAGATCCGCATTCACGACGAGGTAATCAACCGGGGCAATACTTCGGCACCGCACATGCTTTTGTACCATTTCAACCTCGGCTGGCCATTGGCTGATGAGGGTACGGATATCCTGTGGAAAGGTACCTGGCAGCCGCGCCTCGACCCGAGTCAACATCAGATTTTCCGGGAAGGAAATAACTTCCGGAAATGTCCGGCCCCGCTGGATGCCCATTCGGGTGGAGGCGAAGAAGTAGCCATCATCGATCCCGTGGCTGATGAGTCAGGTACCTCCGTGTGCGGACTGCATAATGAAAAACTAGGACTGGCGCTTTCCATAGCATTTAACAAAAACCAACTGCCCTGGCTCACGAACTGGCAACACTGGGGAAAAGGCGAATACGTAACAGGACTCGAACCGGGTACCCATCCGCCCATCGGACAGGCGAAAGCGCGCGAGGAGGGTACCTTGATTCAACTGGAACCCGGAGAAAGCCGAAGCTACGATCTTACTATTGAGGTGAAGCAGGACCCGGAATCC